The Mycolicibacterium hassiacum DSM 44199 genome includes a window with the following:
- a CDS encoding sugar porter family MFS transporter — protein sequence MAHGPDGEPAPTEYPAMYPAIEHEHSEHTGRVVRIAAVAALGGLLFGYDSAVINGAVLAVRDHFGIGEFPLGVAVAAALIGAAIGAVTAGRLADRVGRLAVMKLAAVLFLASAFGTGLAVDIWMFGAFRVVGGLGVGVASVIAPAYIAETSPPGIRGRLGSLQQLAIVLGIFVSLAVDALLAHLAGGSREELWLNLEAWRWMFIVMAVPAVLYGALAYTIPESPRYLVATYRIPEARRVLTALLGTKNLELTINRIQESLQTDRSPSWSDLRKPTGGIYGIVWVGVALSVFQQFVGINVIFYYSNVLWESVGFGESQAFLITVITSVTNILTTLVAIGLIDKVGRKPLLLTGSAGMTVTLGTLALIFGTAPVADGQPQLDGLTGPIALVAANLFVVFFGMSWGPVVWVLLGEMFPNRIRAAALGVAAAAQWVANCAVTVSFPALSAFSLGLAYGLYTAFAVLSLIFVWQRVDETKGKQLEDMHADALRH from the coding sequence ATGGCCCACGGACCGGACGGTGAGCCCGCGCCCACCGAGTATCCGGCGATGTATCCGGCGATCGAGCACGAGCACTCCGAGCACACCGGGCGGGTGGTGCGCATCGCGGCGGTGGCCGCCCTCGGCGGCCTGCTGTTCGGGTACGACAGCGCGGTCATCAACGGCGCCGTGCTCGCGGTGCGCGACCACTTCGGTATCGGCGAGTTCCCGCTCGGCGTGGCGGTCGCCGCTGCGCTGATCGGTGCGGCGATCGGCGCGGTCACCGCCGGCCGGCTGGCCGACCGGGTCGGGCGGCTGGCGGTGATGAAGTTGGCGGCGGTGTTGTTCCTCGCCAGCGCGTTCGGCACCGGGCTGGCGGTCGACATCTGGATGTTCGGCGCGTTCCGGGTGGTGGGCGGCCTCGGGGTGGGGGTCGCGTCGGTGATCGCGCCGGCCTACATCGCCGAGACGTCTCCGCCGGGCATCCGGGGCCGGCTGGGGTCGCTGCAACAACTGGCGATCGTCCTGGGCATCTTCGTTTCGCTGGCCGTCGACGCGCTGCTGGCCCATCTCGCCGGCGGCTCCCGCGAGGAGCTGTGGCTGAACCTGGAGGCCTGGCGGTGGATGTTCATCGTGATGGCGGTCCCGGCCGTGCTGTACGGGGCGCTGGCCTACACCATCCCCGAGTCACCCCGGTATCTGGTGGCCACCTACCGCATTCCCGAGGCGCGCCGGGTACTGACCGCGTTGTTGGGCACCAAGAACCTCGAGCTGACCATCAACCGGATCCAGGAGTCGCTGCAGACCGACCGGTCGCCGTCGTGGTCCGATCTGCGCAAGCCGACCGGCGGAATCTACGGCATCGTCTGGGTCGGTGTCGCGCTGTCGGTGTTCCAGCAGTTCGTCGGCATCAACGTGATCTTCTACTACTCGAACGTGCTGTGGGAGTCGGTCGGTTTCGGCGAGAGCCAGGCGTTCCTGATCACCGTGATCACCTCGGTGACCAACATCCTCACCACCTTGGTCGCGATCGGGCTGATCGACAAGGTCGGCCGCAAGCCGCTGCTGCTGACCGGCTCGGCGGGGATGACGGTGACCCTCGGCACGCTGGCGCTGATCTTCGGCACCGCGCCGGTGGCCGACGGTCAACCGCAGCTCGACGGGCTCACCGGCCCGATAGCGTTGGTCGCGGCGAACCTGTTCGTGGTGTTCTTCGGGATGTCGTGGGGACCGGTGGTGTGGGTGTTGCTGGGGGAGATGTTCCCCAACCGGATCCGTGCCGCCGCGCTGGGCGTGGCCGCCGCCGCGCAGTGGGTGGCCAACTGTGCGGTGACGGTGTCGTTCCCGGCGCTCAGCGCCTTCTCGCTCGGGCTGGCGTACGGCCTTTACACCGCGTTCGCGGTGCTGTCGCTGATCTTCGTGTGGCAACGGGTCGACGAGACCAAGGGCAAACAGCTCGAGGACATGCACGCCGACGCGCTGCGTCACTGA
- a CDS encoding phosphoribosyl-ATP diphosphatase, whose amino-acid sequence MKQFLLVKTFDALFAELSEKARTRPAGSGTVAALDGGVHGLGKKILEEAGEVWLAAEHESDEALAEEISQLLYWTQVLMIARGLTLDDVYAKL is encoded by the coding sequence ATGAAACAATTCCTGCTCGTGAAGACGTTCGACGCGCTGTTCGCCGAGTTGAGCGAGAAGGCGCGTACCCGGCCGGCGGGCAGCGGCACCGTCGCCGCCCTCGACGGCGGTGTGCACGGGCTCGGCAAGAAGATCCTCGAGGAAGCGGGCGAGGTCTGGCTGGCCGCCGAGCACGAGAGCGACGAGGCCCTGGCCGAGGAGATCAGCCAGCTGCTGTACTGGACCCAGGTGCTCATGATCGCCCGCGGCCTGACCCTCGACGACGTCTACGCGAAACTGTGA
- the hisG gene encoding ATP phosphoribosyltransferase: MLRVAMPNKGTLSEPAAEIIAEAGYRRRSDSKDLTVIDPVHNVEFFFLRPKDIAIYVGSGDLDLGITGRDLTEESGAPVRERLALGFGNSTFRYAAPAGRDWKVEDLAGKRIATAFPNLVRKDLASRGIEATVIRLDGAVEISVQLGVADAIADVVGSGRTLGLHGLVPFGEPLCVSEAVLIERADPDPANAAARDQLAARVQGVVFGQQYLMLDYDCPRAVLEQATAITPGLESPTIAPLADPDWVAVRAMVPRRDVNTIMDQLSAIGAKAILATEIRFCRF, encoded by the coding sequence ATGCTGCGCGTCGCGATGCCCAACAAGGGCACCCTCAGTGAACCGGCCGCCGAGATCATCGCCGAGGCCGGGTACCGGCGCCGCAGCGACAGCAAGGACCTCACCGTCATCGACCCGGTCCACAACGTCGAGTTCTTCTTCCTGCGGCCCAAGGACATCGCGATCTACGTCGGCTCCGGCGACCTCGACCTGGGCATCACCGGCCGCGACCTGACCGAGGAGTCCGGCGCGCCGGTGCGGGAACGGCTCGCGCTCGGGTTCGGCAACTCGACCTTCCGCTACGCCGCGCCCGCCGGCCGGGACTGGAAGGTTGAGGATCTGGCCGGCAAGCGGATCGCCACCGCGTTCCCGAACCTGGTGCGCAAGGACCTGGCGTCGCGCGGTATCGAGGCCACCGTGATCCGGCTCGACGGCGCGGTGGAGATCTCGGTGCAGCTCGGCGTCGCCGACGCGATCGCGGACGTGGTGGGCTCCGGCCGCACCCTCGGACTGCACGGCCTGGTGCCGTTCGGTGAGCCGCTGTGCGTCTCGGAGGCGGTGCTCATCGAACGCGCCGACCCCGACCCCGCCAACGCGGCCGCCCGCGATCAGCTGGCCGCCCGGGTGCAGGGCGTGGTGTTCGGCCAGCAGTACCTGATGCTCGACTACGACTGCCCGCGCGCGGTGCTCGAACAGGCCACCGCCATCACCCCCGGGCTGGAGTCGCCGACCATCGCGCCGCTGGCCGACCCGGACTGGGTGGCCGTCCGCGCGATGGTGCCGCGGCGCGACGTGAACACGATCATGGACCAGCTGTCCGCGATCGGGGCGAAGGCCATCCTGGCCACCGAGATCCGGTTCTGCCGCTTCTAG
- a CDS encoding DUF4126 family protein, translating to MTQLWVILFAVLIGVIAGLRALTAPAAVAWGAVFGWVEVTDRWSEWIAHPIAVTVLTVGLLIELVTDQLPSTPTRRTAPQFISRLFTGAFAGALIGSAFFHTFVGLGAGMIGAVLGTLGGAAARERLAARRGKDWPAALAEDVVAVGGAFLIVYLVSLV from the coding sequence ATGACGCAGCTGTGGGTAATCCTGTTCGCCGTCCTGATCGGGGTGATCGCCGGGTTGCGGGCTCTGACCGCCCCCGCGGCGGTCGCCTGGGGTGCGGTGTTCGGCTGGGTCGAGGTCACCGACCGGTGGTCGGAGTGGATCGCCCACCCGATCGCGGTCACGGTGCTGACCGTCGGCCTGCTCATCGAACTGGTCACCGACCAGTTGCCGAGCACTCCCACCCGCAGGACGGCACCGCAGTTCATCAGCCGGCTCTTCACGGGTGCGTTTGCCGGGGCGCTGATCGGCAGCGCCTTCTTCCACACCTTCGTGGGTTTGGGCGCCGGCATGATCGGCGCGGTGCTGGGCACCCTGGGCGGCGCGGCAGCGCGCGAACGGCTCGCCGCACGCCGGGGCAAGGACTGGCCGGCCGCCCTGGCCGAGGACGTGGTCGCCGTCGGCGGCGCCTTCCTGATCGTCTATCTGGTCAGCCTGGTGTGA
- a CDS encoding FAD-containing oxidoreductase codes for MTAAAPDKFDAIVIGAGQAGPFLTAKLTDAGHTVALIERKLVGGTCVNTGCIPTKTLVASAHAAHLARRGADFGVRTGEITVDMARVKARKDEISGDDRRGLETWLQNMNGCTLIRGHARFVDPHRVEVGGRLLEADRIFLNVGGRAAVPDLPGLSGIDYLTNVGILELDVLPEHLVIVGGSYIGLEFAQMYRRFGARVTVIERGSRLAPREDHDVSAAIREILEGEGVDIVTDASDIRFVKRPNGFDVTPAPGADAITGTHLLIATGRRPNTDDLGLQNAGVRTDDRGYIVVDDELRTSVDHIWAMGDCNGRGAFTHTSYNDFEIVAANLGLLDGVRRRVSDRVPAYALYIDPPLGRAGMTVEQVRASGRKALVGKRPMTRVGRAVEKGETRGFMKIVVDADTERILGAAILGVGGDEVIHSIIDIMTAGEPYTAISRTMHIHPTVSELVPTMLQDLSPLD; via the coding sequence GTGACCGCCGCCGCACCCGACAAGTTCGACGCGATCGTCATCGGTGCTGGGCAGGCGGGGCCGTTTCTCACCGCGAAACTGACCGATGCGGGTCATACCGTCGCGCTGATCGAACGCAAGCTGGTCGGCGGCACCTGCGTCAACACCGGCTGCATCCCGACCAAGACCCTGGTGGCCAGCGCCCACGCCGCCCACCTCGCCCGCCGCGGCGCCGATTTCGGCGTGCGGACCGGTGAGATCACCGTCGACATGGCCAGGGTCAAGGCCCGCAAGGACGAGATCTCCGGCGACGACCGCCGAGGCCTGGAGACCTGGCTGCAGAACATGAACGGCTGCACCCTGATCCGCGGGCATGCGCGGTTCGTCGACCCGCACCGGGTCGAGGTCGGCGGACGGCTGTTGGAGGCCGACCGGATCTTCCTCAACGTGGGCGGGCGCGCGGCCGTGCCGGACCTGCCCGGCCTTTCCGGCATCGACTACCTGACCAATGTCGGCATCCTCGAACTCGACGTCCTCCCCGAGCATCTGGTGATCGTCGGCGGCAGTTACATCGGGCTGGAGTTCGCCCAGATGTACCGCCGGTTCGGGGCGCGGGTCACCGTGATCGAACGCGGTTCGCGGCTCGCGCCGCGCGAGGATCACGACGTCTCGGCCGCGATCCGCGAGATCCTGGAAGGCGAAGGCGTCGACATCGTCACCGATGCCTCCGACATCCGGTTCGTCAAGCGGCCCAACGGATTCGACGTGACGCCCGCTCCCGGTGCGGATGCGATCACCGGAACCCACCTGCTGATCGCCACCGGCCGGCGGCCCAACACCGACGATCTGGGCCTCCAGAACGCCGGGGTGCGGACCGACGACCGCGGCTACATCGTCGTCGACGACGAACTACGCACCAGCGTCGACCACATCTGGGCGATGGGCGACTGCAACGGCCGCGGCGCCTTCACCCACACCTCCTACAACGACTTCGAGATCGTCGCGGCCAACCTCGGATTGCTCGACGGCGTGCGGCGGCGGGTCAGCGACCGTGTTCCCGCCTACGCGCTCTACATCGACCCGCCGTTGGGCCGCGCCGGGATGACCGTCGAGCAGGTGCGCGCATCCGGCCGAAAAGCGTTGGTGGGCAAGCGCCCGATGACGCGTGTCGGCCGCGCGGTGGAGAAGGGGGAGACCCGCGGGTTCATGAAGATCGTGGTCGACGCCGACACCGAGCGGATCCTCGGCGCGGCGATCCTCGGCGTCGGTGGCGACGAGGTCATCCACTCGATCATCGACATCATGACCGCGGGTGAGCCCTACACCGCGATATCGCGCACCATGCACATCCACCCGACGGTCAGCGAGCTGGTGCCGACGATGCTGCAGGACCTGAGCCCGCTGGACTGA
- a CDS encoding flavodoxin family protein, which yields MTHNGSDIAAPAVAIAYHSGYGHTAELARAVAAGATEAGADVSMVNLDTMSEADWDTLDGADAIVFGSPTYMGNVSAGFQAFAEQTGRRCIEGTWRDKVAAGFTNSGAKSGDKLNALVSLAVFAAQHHMHWVNLGLPPGWNSSAGSEHDLNRLGFWLGAGAQTDVDANPDQVHPADVQTCRHLGRRVALVTRQLNMGRAVSPAGSGPAASSAPAR from the coding sequence TTGACGCACAACGGATCCGACATCGCCGCCCCAGCGGTGGCGATCGCCTATCACTCCGGTTACGGGCACACCGCCGAACTGGCCCGTGCGGTCGCCGCGGGCGCGACCGAGGCCGGAGCCGACGTCTCGATGGTCAACCTGGACACGATGTCGGAGGCCGATTGGGACACCCTCGACGGGGCCGATGCCATCGTGTTCGGATCGCCCACCTATATGGGCAACGTCTCCGCCGGGTTTCAGGCGTTCGCCGAACAGACCGGACGGCGCTGCATCGAGGGCACCTGGCGCGACAAGGTGGCCGCCGGGTTCACCAACTCCGGCGCCAAGAGCGGCGACAAGCTCAACGCGCTGGTGTCGCTGGCGGTGTTCGCCGCGCAGCATCACATGCACTGGGTCAACCTGGGTCTACCGCCCGGCTGGAACAGTTCGGCCGGCAGCGAGCACGACCTGAACCGGCTGGGATTCTGGTTGGGAGCGGGCGCGCAGACCGATGTCGACGCCAACCCCGACCAGGTGCATCCGGCGGATGTGCAGACCTGCCGGCATCTCGGCCGCCGGGTGGCGCTGGTGACCCGTCAGCTCAACATGGGCCGGGCGGTCAGTCCAGCGGGCTCAGGTCCTGCAGCATCGTCGGCACCAGCTCGCTGA
- a CDS encoding SRPBCC family protein, with protein MTAREGRLVIEGDRAMLVFERRLPYPVETVWAAITDPQQRSRWMGPTTIEPREGGRIEIVPDGPPVPPEHKRITGRIRVWDPPRVFEHEWHQSIVEDSVVRYELSPDGDGTLLRFTHRGLSAPNAEGFHPGTHAFLDRLEALLADEPLPDWTQRYRDVAQRLPGFTPGPNEQGWA; from the coding sequence ATGACCGCACGCGAGGGAAGGCTCGTCATCGAGGGCGACCGCGCGATGCTCGTCTTCGAGCGGCGGCTGCCCTATCCGGTCGAGACCGTGTGGGCGGCGATCACCGACCCGCAGCAGCGCAGCAGGTGGATGGGTCCGACAACCATCGAACCCCGCGAGGGCGGACGCATCGAGATCGTCCCCGACGGCCCGCCGGTGCCGCCCGAGCACAAGCGGATCACCGGCCGGATCCGGGTGTGGGACCCGCCGCGGGTGTTCGAGCACGAGTGGCATCAGTCGATCGTCGAGGACAGCGTCGTGCGCTACGAGTTGTCCCCGGACGGCGACGGCACGCTGCTGCGGTTCACCCACCGCGGGCTGAGCGCACCCAACGCCGAGGGTTTCCATCCGGGCACCCACGCATTCCTGGACCGGCTCGAGGCCCTGCTCGCCGACGAACCGCTGCCGGACTGGACCCAACGCTATCGCGATGTGGCGCAACGACTTCCCGGCTTCACCCCGGGCCCCAACGAACAAGGATGGGCATGA
- a CDS encoding ArsR/SmtB family transcription factor yields the protein MDVFEAVAEPSRRALLDALIDGERTAGELVAALPELTQPTVSRHLRVLREVGLVEVRPDAQRRIYALRADGLLPIDNWINRYRRFWADHLDALEQHLRNEAR from the coding sequence GTGGACGTATTCGAAGCAGTGGCCGAACCGAGCCGCCGGGCACTCCTGGATGCCCTGATCGACGGTGAACGCACCGCCGGCGAGCTGGTCGCAGCACTTCCGGAACTGACCCAACCCACGGTGTCGCGGCATCTGCGGGTGCTGCGCGAGGTGGGACTGGTCGAGGTCCGCCCGGATGCCCAGCGGCGCATCTACGCGCTGCGGGCCGACGGTCTGCTGCCGATCGACAACTGGATCAATCGCTATCGGCGGTTCTGGGCCGACCATCTGGACGCCCTGGAACAGCACCTACGGAACGAGGCGCGATGA
- a CDS encoding thioesterase family protein, with amino-acid sequence MNNPYYRRAGSDGEFQVFDSTEATGSNWNPEIQHGSPPLALLSKLIEEGAEGSGLRVGRLTLDILGAIPVSRVWVRSWVDRPGARISLRVAEMAAQAPNGSRRPVARVTAWLLARSDTTDVVTDRHPPLVESEAAGAPLPQSWTGAPGYLRTVSFRRQDDGGGTATVAWMRPLVPLVDAESTTALQRLAMVVDSANGVGAALDPARFVFMNTDTTVHLHRLPEGDDFAVRARASIGPDGVGVTTAEIYDRRGFIGTSAQTLLVQRRP; translated from the coding sequence GTGAACAACCCCTACTACCGGCGGGCGGGATCCGATGGCGAATTCCAGGTCTTCGATTCCACCGAGGCGACCGGCAGCAACTGGAACCCCGAAATCCAGCACGGCTCACCGCCGTTGGCGCTGCTGTCCAAGCTCATCGAGGAGGGCGCCGAGGGCTCCGGGCTGCGGGTGGGCCGGCTGACCCTCGACATCCTCGGCGCGATCCCGGTGTCACGGGTGTGGGTGCGCAGCTGGGTGGACCGCCCGGGCGCGCGGATCTCGCTGCGGGTCGCCGAGATGGCGGCACAGGCGCCGAACGGTTCGCGGCGTCCGGTGGCACGGGTCACCGCGTGGCTGCTGGCCCGCAGCGACACCACCGATGTGGTCACCGACCGCCATCCCCCGCTGGTCGAGTCGGAAGCCGCCGGGGCGCCGCTACCGCAGTCCTGGACGGGGGCGCCGGGCTATCTGCGGACGGTGAGCTTCCGGCGCCAGGACGACGGCGGCGGGACCGCAACGGTGGCCTGGATGCGCCCGTTGGTGCCGCTGGTCGACGCCGAATCGACCACGGCCCTGCAGCGGCTGGCGATGGTGGTCGACAGTGCCAACGGGGTCGGGGCGGCGCTGGATCCGGCGCGGTTCGTGTTCATGAACACCGACACGACGGTGCATCTGCACCGGCTGCCCGAGGGCGACGACTTCGCGGTGCGGGCACGCGCATCGATCGGACCCGACGGGGTCGGGGTGACCACTGCGGAGATCTATGACCGGCGCGGCTTCATCGGAACCTCCGCGCAGACCCTGTTGGTGCAGCGACGACCCTAA
- a CDS encoding RecB family exonuclease, with product MTEPPDAPATRRPALSPSRAADFKQCPLLYRFRAIDRLPEPSSPAQVRGSVVHAALEALYALPAPRRVPETAAALIAPAWEKVLAAQPGLTEDLDPAVRATLLEEARALLAGYYRLEDPTRFDPHSCEQRIEVELADGTLLRGFVDRIDIAPTGELRIVDYKTGKAPPAARALAEAKALFQMKFYAVAILRSRNVVPARLRLLYLADGQVLDYSPELDELERFEKTLMAIWRAIESVGATGDFRANPSRLCDWCAHRARCPAFGGSPPPYPGWPEHPADDNEAEDLLGLIEPIRA from the coding sequence ATGACCGAACCGCCGGACGCGCCCGCCACCCGGCGTCCGGCGCTGTCGCCGTCGCGGGCGGCCGACTTCAAACAGTGTCCGCTGCTGTACCGGTTCCGCGCCATCGACCGGCTCCCCGAGCCGTCGTCTCCGGCTCAGGTGCGCGGGTCGGTGGTACACGCCGCGCTGGAGGCGCTCTACGCGCTGCCCGCGCCCCGACGGGTGCCCGAGACCGCGGCCGCGCTGATCGCACCGGCGTGGGAGAAGGTGCTGGCCGCCCAGCCCGGCCTGACCGAGGACTTGGACCCGGCGGTGCGGGCCACCCTGCTGGAGGAGGCCCGGGCCCTGCTGGCGGGCTACTACCGGCTGGAGGATCCGACCCGGTTCGACCCGCATAGCTGTGAACAACGCATAGAGGTCGAACTGGCCGACGGCACACTGCTGCGGGGGTTCGTGGACCGCATCGACATCGCCCCGACCGGCGAGCTGCGCATCGTCGACTACAAGACCGGCAAGGCCCCGCCGGCGGCGCGGGCGCTGGCCGAGGCGAAGGCGCTGTTCCAGATGAAGTTCTACGCCGTGGCGATCCTGCGCTCGCGCAACGTGGTTCCGGCCCGGCTGCGGCTGCTCTACCTCGCCGACGGGCAGGTGCTGGACTACTCCCCCGAGCTCGACGAGCTGGAGCGGTTCGAGAAGACCCTGATGGCGATCTGGCGGGCCATCGAATCCGTCGGTGCCACCGGTGATTTCCGAGCCAACCCGTCGCGGTTGTGCGACTGGTGTGCCCATCGGGCCCGGTGCCCGGCGTTCGGCGGGTCCCCGCCGCCCTACCCGGGCTGGCCCGAGCACCCGGCCGACGACAACGAGGCCGAGGATCTGCTCGGTCTGATCGAACCGATCAGGGCCTGA
- a CDS encoding tRNA (adenine-N1)-methyltransferase, with amino-acid sequence MRRTGPFAVGDRVQLTDAKGRQYTMVLTPGGQFHTHRGVVFLDEVIGLPEGSVIKSSNGDQFLVMRPLLVDYVLSMPRGAQVVYPKDAAQIVHEGDIFPGARVLEAGAGSGALTCSLLRAVGPEGRVVSYEVREDHGRHAERNVTTFFGEKPANWELVIADLADYDGPEVDRVVLDMLAPWDVLDAVARALVPGGVLMIYVATVTQLSRVVEALREQQCWTEPRAWETLQREWHVVGLAVRPEHTMRGHTAFLVSVRRLSPGAVAPVPLRRKRKL; translated from the coding sequence GTGCGAAGGACCGGACCGTTCGCTGTCGGGGATCGGGTACAGCTCACCGACGCCAAGGGCAGGCAGTACACGATGGTGCTGACCCCTGGCGGGCAGTTCCACACCCATCGCGGGGTCGTCTTCCTCGATGAGGTGATCGGGCTGCCCGAGGGCAGCGTCATCAAGTCCAGCAACGGCGACCAGTTCCTGGTGATGCGCCCCCTGCTGGTCGACTACGTGCTGTCGATGCCGCGCGGCGCGCAGGTGGTCTACCCCAAGGACGCCGCGCAGATCGTGCACGAGGGCGACATCTTCCCCGGTGCGCGGGTGCTGGAGGCCGGCGCCGGATCGGGCGCGCTGACCTGCTCGCTGCTGCGCGCCGTCGGCCCGGAGGGCCGGGTGGTGTCCTACGAGGTGCGCGAGGACCACGGTCGGCACGCCGAACGCAATGTGACGACCTTCTTCGGGGAGAAGCCGGCCAACTGGGAACTGGTGATCGCGGACCTGGCCGACTATGACGGTCCCGAGGTGGACCGGGTGGTGCTCGACATGCTCGCCCCGTGGGACGTGCTGGACGCGGTGGCCCGGGCGTTGGTGCCCGGCGGTGTGCTGATGATCTACGTGGCGACGGTGACGCAGCTGTCCCGGGTGGTCGAGGCGCTGCGCGAACAGCAGTGCTGGACCGAACCGCGGGCCTGGGAGACGCTGCAGCGGGAATGGCATGTGGTGGGGCTGGCGGTGCGCCCGGAGCACACCATGCGCGGCCACACCGCGTTCCTGGTCAGCGTCCGGCGGCTGTCCCCGGGTGCGGTGGCACCGGTACCGTTGCGGCGCAAACGCAAGCTCTAG
- a CDS encoding DUF503 domain-containing protein encodes MWIGWQEFDLLLGDVRSRKEKRSLVRPVIAELQRRFSVAAAETDHLDLHRRAGVGMAVVAADRAHVVEVLDAAERLVAARPEMELLSVRRGLRRSTDD; translated from the coding sequence ATGTGGATCGGTTGGCAGGAATTCGATCTGCTGCTCGGCGATGTGCGTTCGCGCAAGGAGAAACGCTCGCTGGTGCGCCCGGTGATCGCGGAGTTGCAGCGGCGGTTCAGCGTGGCCGCCGCCGAGACCGATCACCTCGATCTGCACCGCCGCGCCGGAGTCGGCATGGCGGTGGTCGCGGCCGACCGCGCCCACGTGGTGGAGGTGCTCGACGCCGCCGAACGACTGGTCGCGGCACGCCCGGAAATGGAGCTGCTGTCGGTGCGCAGAGGGCTGCGGCGCAGCACCGACGACTAG